TTCATGTTATCGCCTTAGTTACTAGTACTCCAGCATAATTTATGTCATGTGAATTATCATCAGAAGATTAATACATATTCCATAGGTTTTCACTGACTAGGTTTAATACGATAGTTATGTATATTTTTCAGAAACAAATATGTACGCATGAGGAATAAAAGAAGTCGCAGCTCACAAGCCGCCTGTTACACAAGTCTTTGAGTAAGAAAAATATTGGCATTACCACGGCGCTAATTGGAGTAAAGGTGTCCTGTGCTTTAGCCAAAGTCCAAGGAAGACCTGCAGACTAAAAGTTTCATAGGTTAAGTAACACAAGAAAGTTTGCgataaaaaatatgttaaACTAAGCACAAACACACCATGAGTTTATCAATTTCCTAATTTGTTGCTGAGTTTACTTGTGCAAGCTGAAACTTGACCTGGCCATTCAAAAGAAGAAACTCCTAAGACCAGAACGTGTACGTTTtttctgattttcttttcttaagtTGAATGTTCTACCTAACTGTTTAGTTTTCACTGCCATCACGAAATGGCAGAAGAAACCAACGGTAAACAACAGGTAGAAGAGGAGCAAATGAGACTATAGCTATTAGTGCGCACCTTAGCGACGGACTGAAGGTCCCTTGCCGTCATGTCCAAAGCCAGCGCATAACCTGGAAATCAGATTATGTAAGCAGTTATGTCAAGTTTAGCATGTTGCAGCACAAATATCTGGATAGCTTTTCATTGACTAGCATCGTTGATGCTTGCTACGAATAACAAGCACACAGAGTGAACCCCAACCTGATCACTTTTTAAGTAGTaaaaggaagaggaaaaaCCCATCAAACAAGACTACATATTAGTCAAACACTCATGAAGGTCTCAGATTACATAGATGTCAAGTCAAGTTGTTTTCACCTTGAGTATTCCGAAATTAAGATCCCAGAAGAAAATACATTGAGGACATGAAACTGAGGTTTAGACCATGAATTTAATGTGCTAGGAAGGAATATTCATTCGCCTGACCATGGGGAAACAGGTATTGAATAAGCATGTCGAATGCTGACGAAGATGAATATATTTCGCATTCCAAACTCCACATAGCATTTTTTCACCGGGACTATCAAATATGAAGAACTAATGTTTATTTGGAACTTATACAAATCATTGCCCGCACTCTCCATGCTAAATCCAAACCATTCCAATTGAGGAGTTCAAACTCCAACATTGATTTCAGCATGGGGCATATCCTAATTGATTTTTCAGGGGGGGAAAACTATATCAATTGCTACCAAGTACAGTACCAACTTCGGAAAAAACTCATGTCGCACGAATCCCCGGCTGATAGTTTTCTGTTGTCAGATCACTTGCTGAAACACAGTTCTTAAGAATGGAAGGCAACCGCCGCGTATGGATGGCGCGACATCCCCTAACAGTGGCCCCTAGTTACCTCCGACGAAGTCCATGGCGGATGCCTCGGGAACGTCGCGCGCGCGCCTGGAGATGACGACGGCGAGCTCGACCTCGTGGTGCAGAGACTCGAGCGGCTCGGGCACCtcaacggcggcggtggccacgCCCGCGTGGAGGAACGACGAGGTCGGCTTCAGGAACAGCACCGGCTCCTGCAATCAACCCGCAGGACGCACGCAGCGCGCCGGCGTCCGGATCAGAGACCGcgagggaagaagaaaggggcgCCCTCAGGAtcggaggagggggaggatcggACCTTGGGGACGGCGTTGCCGAGCTCCTTGGCGTGGGCGGCGTAGTTGCGTCCCACACCTACGATCTTCGTGCTCGCCGCGAGGAgcctctgcgccgccgccgccatggccgggaGAGAGCCGCGACTTCCGAGCTGGGGATGGGGCGCGAGCGacctcgaggttggagacgaCAAGCAACTGGCAACTGGCGTTGGTAGGCTCAAACGGAACGCATGGCTTCCGGCGATAAACGAGCCTACTGGAGCGCATAGAGCGGGCCCAATGGCCCATGCGAGAAGCCTCGTGGGCCCTGGCCTTTTTTTACTTCCATCTCAAAGGAATTCAAGACTTTGTTATTTGGTATAGCATGTTGtgtcgctaaaaaaaaaatggtataGCGTGTTGTGTCGCTAAACAAAAAATGGTATAGCATGTtgtttaatttcttttctgtatAGGATCTGAACTAATTTCGAAAATCGTCGTCCAAGTCATCCCACGAATTCTTGCTGAATCTACTGCCGTACAGATACAGATACTTATGACGATGCTGCTCCACTTTTGGAGAAAGGTGATTCTGGAGAAGGTACTGTAAAACATTGTCCACTTCCCCAAACCTGCGGCGGTGCTAAAGAGCAAGGCCGTCTTAAATATGTATGGATCTACATAGCTGATTCCTTTGAATTCTCATCATCACTCCTTAGTAGATCAATCAGTCAGTGTAGTTTTGCTAACATTTCTGATTCAGTTTTACAATTCAGATAGTAGATGATATTGCTGAAAAAATGCTGTCTGAAGATATATATATGGATGTAAGAAGCACCagcttcattttttgtttatgttgCAATTAGCTGTGTAGATAGTGTACTTGCATAAGGAAGCTTttactacattttttttttcagcagCCATGTTTTAGAGAAGCGAATGCTGCTTCAGGTGGTGTCTTCTCGCTTCTGAAGACATGGCCGAGAGGCTGTTTACAAGCGTCAGACACAAGCAGTACAGCTCTATGGTGCAGAGCTGGCGAGCTGCAGAGTGGAGATTAGTGCCCTATAACTCTGAGCAAATTGATTGTAACTGCTACGTAGTACATGATAATCGGTTATTCAGACTGTAATGAACGAGAGGTTGTGTAAGTCGGTGATCACTCGAGAAACAATTTTAACTTTGAGAAGTAGCGATCGTTGGTAGATGTATACTCTGCTTTTCTCTGCTTCTGTTGACTGTTGAGAAGGGGGTGGTATTTCTACTATTGCCGGCTCTGTGCCTGAAAAATGTTTGAAAATTGATTTCATTTCATAGTAACTAAATACTAAGATACAGGCTATTCGGTAAAACATATGTTGGGATAAGCACGAGACATCATATATGTTTCTCAACCAATATTTGCAATTGTTGCAACTAGTACATATCATCGGCAACATAAATTTTCTGTAGCTACAAGATACTACAGCTACATTGTTGCTAACCAAAAAAAGGAACTTTTCCTTTACATTGTGGTGGATCACGAAGCTACAGAAGACATAGATCTACGTGCTCAAGAGCAGTGATAGCGATGTAGGCGATGGCCACTGCGTCGTCTCGTCCATGCACTTCCTCAGCATCTCCGGCGAGAAGTCCGGGCAGGGCAAGCCGTAGATGACCTCGTCGGCCGCTGGTTCGTCAAGCTGCGTCGTCGTCAGTGCTCCGTAGTTGTTCTGGTCTTGGTCGGAGATGGTCTGCACGAGCCCCGCAGCGTCTTCCTCCGGCTGACATGTCGTGGTGCCCAGATCGCCTCCTGAGCCATCCACCATCACGCTGTTGGAAATGGGATAGGAGGCCTCGAATTCTTGTTCCATTTCCTGCCAGAAGCTGAAGGGCTGATGATCGATGACGCTGTTCTGGTCTTGGCCCGTGATGATCTCTGCAGCGTCTTCCTCCGGCTGAGCTGCTGGTGCATATGGCGTCGTGGCCAGATCGCCACCGGAGACCTCCGTCTGCCAGAACCTGAAAGATGGTGCAGGATCAAAGCTGGTACAGTCGGCGATTCCGAAGCCATCCGTTCCTTGCTCGTAGACGATGGGCAGGTAAGCGTCCGCTTGCTCCGAAGTAACCCATCTCGTGATCGGGTACATGTTGCCATCGTCGGCCATGTCGTAGTTGGCGTCCAGGTCACCGTAGTAGGTTTCACTTTCAATCCGCGGCCGCACGTTGGTTGTAGGAGCCTCCGGGTGGTCGCCGGGcgccgccttcctcttcctcaagTTGATGGCGGGAGAATCTTCGGCAGCCGTCTTGTGTGAATAAGTGGAAGGGTAGACCTTGCAGAGCACGAGGCTGTCGCCTCCATGCTCCGGCGAGATGCCGTACTCCATCATGATCCACCCAGCCCTCTTCTTCTCGTCTTCCTCTTTCTTCCCCGACGACGGcgccttggccttggccttgTTCTTGACGACGTAGGAGAACCTCTGCACGTAGCCACCGAAGGCGCTCCCTCCGTccttcagcggctgctgcgatTCCTCCGTGTGCCACTTCttgccggcaccgccgtcgaTCGTGCGCGACCTCCTCCCggacttcttcttcttgctggcgTAGCGCACGGGGCTGAAGAAGTACCAGACCGGCGGCGACTTGTCGCTTGTGCCGGTGCCTGGCGCGGGCGAGAAGGGCCGCACCAGCTTCTCGGGCTCGGCGGAGTACACGTCGGCGTCGTGGAAGAAGCGAGCCTCGAATCTTGCGGCGAATTCCTGGCTGGCGCTGATCTTGCCGTGGAGGTAGATGTCGGTGAGCTCCTTGTCCGCCGGACAGAAGCTGTACCCAGGCGGCAGGGCGAGACCATCATCCGCGGCtgccatcgtcgtcgtcgatcgTGCGCTCGCCGGATCGCGATCTTCTTGATCtctgccgccggccggcgtcGAGAACTGCTTTCGCGCTGTTTAGCTAGGATTAATGGGCGGATTGCAGCGTGCGCGTGTGGAGATCCCCGGCCGTGTGGCAATGACGTTATATGAAGGATGGTTGCCCGAGTTGAGCTCGGGACTGGACAGACTTGCCTCACAAGTTATATCCCACTTAACGAACAGGCCGTCGATCGATTGCCGCCACGGCCGCTGCCCGAGTTGAGTTCGGGACTGGATACGGAAGAATTAACTCCTCCTCTGGGCGCCAATCACAGAAATGCTGCATGATCCTGCTTCTGTAATGTTCTCAATCTGCTCTTTAATCGAAGTTCGAGTTGGAGCTTGATATATGGTTGCGTAATTGCATTGCAGAGTGGTGCTTTCGTGTTGGCTTTAGGCCCTGGCTGTCAACTGTTTGTTTCAAGTGTTTTCGGTTAATCTTCAGAACTTTATCAGGCTTATTGAGCCAGTTATCTTGACACTGGAATTTTCATGCCATGCCTGTAGCTGGTCAGGCGGGTGTTTTCTGTGTGTCTGAGGTGTGAAAATTGCTAATTTGTGTACattgttgatttattttattctaTTAACATTGTGTGCAATACCAAAGTATTGAGCTTGCACATGTAACATATATGGTTTTTTTTCTACATTTCTGGTGATTTTGTACatgtatgtgttttttttgctgcATTTCAATTTGCGTggcaattttttattttagatgttggaaaaaatatttaatagattttattttttattttagatgttggaaaaaatatttaataGATTTTTccttaattattattttgtatCGATGATGCTTTTTATCTATCCCAATTTATATGTGTTAGGCCCACATTCCATTGGCCCGTCGGCGGGACTTATCCGATGGCCAGAGGAGAGCGGCGCCGTTCCGCCGGCGAGAGGAGGGCACCGGTCGGCGCTGATCGAGCCGCGACGGACGAACAGAGAACTGGAAATGATGCATGGGATGGGGTGGGAACGGGATATTTTTTCCGACGTTAGGCCATAAGGTGGTGACATGGACATGCTGCATGTGCATCTTGCAAACATTTAATGAAAACAGTGGGGTCAACTTTATAAAAATTGATACTGGacatcttctatatctaagtaggagaaCCCCACTATTTGAATTtgctcaacatgcaagcatgccacatcatcacataattgctatatctaagtagaagaACCCCACTATTTGaattctctcaacatgcaagcatgccacatcatcacatcattaaTGTTCACACTTATGTAGTGGAAaactcacattttttttcacacacatgcatgctactTTCCATCAATCTATTCCCACCAAAAATCTATCATACGAGCTATCCCCGCCAAAAATTATatctatcatacaatttcattatatgttttaaattttaaataatCTTTCGTTGCTACTCAATTTCACTCACGTatgttaaataaaaaattatgcaACAACGTGCGTGACATCATCTAGTTTATGAAAAAGTTGCTCCACAATGTGCTAGCAATCAAGCAGTCAGCAAAAACGATGTTTACCGGAAACAAAACCATACAAGTCATACTCGGAATTCTTATGTTTCCGTGTAACGATaattaaaaaatgtttttgatATCGAGATGATAATCGATGCATGGATTGTATCAAATCGTGGAACTTGACGGGGCTTGTTTCAAAGTTTCCTAATTGTAGTGGAACCAGGATTGAATAGGATCAAGGTTTTGGCTACCGAGCAGCCTTACGTTTACCGAATGGTTTTCAGGCAaatctaaataaaaaaattggatttaAAATTTTCATGCAACAAATAGCTACGTTTTGAATGCTCTACCCCTTGTTAAGCAtttaaataatattttttcaaaatgttCAGCAATTTTTGCTCGGAAAATACATTCAGCGTGAGACTCGGTAAATGCCGTTGCCCGACGGTAATCGGTAACAAAAACGCTGAATATGCCTCCTTAGTTTCTTCTCATTTTCCATCATGTGCTCGCCAATTTAACATACATATCACCCCTTCTCTGGGGATTACATATCGCCTCAAATTGAACTCAAATGTTTGACGAGAAAAATtctaaacaagaaaaaaaaaatgcacaaaaGCTCATACGGCACAGTAACAAAGTCGCGCAATAATAACCAAGTCCAATCCAACCTCGACCTGGTTGAGCCCAACCGTTCTGTTCTCTTCGCAGACCCAGACCAAACCCGCACCCAGCGACCACCACCGCCAtggcacgccgccgccactcgccGCCGACCCTCCCCGACGAGCTCATCGAGGAGatcctcctccgtctcccGCCCGACGAACCATCGTgcctcctccgcgcctccCTCGTCAGCAAGGGCTGGAGCCACACCGTCTCTGACCCTggattccgccgccgcctccacgatCTCCACGGGACACCCCCCGTGCTCGGCGTCCTCCACAACTGGAAGGATGCATCCATCCCACGCTTCATCTCCACCACCGCCTCGCCCTTCTCCCTCGTCGCCCCGGACCTCCTCTCCTGGCGGGCCCTGGAttgccgccacggccgcgccctATTCCTCTCCAACTCCGAGGTCCCGGTCCCGGATACTCTGGAACTCCTTGTATGGGAGCCAACCACGGGCAGCCAGTGGCGCATAGCAGTGCCCGGGGCGTTCCTGAGCGACTTCCCGAGCGCGGCGTTCAAGGACTACTTCCCGGACGCGGAGTTtgagtggaggaccccgacCGCGGCTGTGTTCTGCTCAGCGGACGGGTGCAACCACCGAGACTGCCTCGGGGGTCCTTTCGGCGTTGTCTTCGTCTTCTCCGTCACCTTCGAGGAGGACACTGACCACGCGGAGTATCTCACGTCGGCGGGCGTATACTCATCGGAGACAGGCACGTGGGGCGAGCTGACCTCGATTGATCAGCTCGGCAACTATACAGACGTTTCCAGCGTGCTCGTCGGGAGATCTCTGCTCTACTTCATGTCGGACGGAGGGGTTATCCTGGAGTATGACATGGCCAGGCACGCGCTGGCTGTGTTGAAAACACCATACCCCGACATCCCTACACCATACTCCCACATCTTTGAGAGATGGAACCTCATGCTGACGAAGGACGGTGGACTGGGGGTTAGTGAATGCTTGGATCTAGAACTCAAATTGTGGTCAAGGGAGGAGAGTGGCGGCACTGATGCACGGTGGGTTCTGACTCGGGTAATCTACTTGGACAAGTTGCTACCAAGTGCTGCTCTCATCAATCCAGAAGACTCATCAATCTCAGTGCTTGTGTTGGGCTTTGCCGAGGGAGCAAATGTCATTTTCATCATCACGCTTGCTGGCCTTTTCACAGTTGAGTTACATTCGGAGCGGGTGAAGCAGGTGTGCCATAAGAATAGGTTCTGTAATTTGATTCCAATTGTCAGCTTCTACACTCCTGTGCCCCGAGTTGAGCACTCTGCCCCGCGGGCATCGAACCTTGGTGAGGACAGGGCAGGGGAGCGGCACAAAGTAGCAGAGCATGTGCTGCAGCTGTTCGATACTTCCGAGGAAGGGGACTTTGTCAATGTTGACATCAGCCACCCCGTCGACCTTGAGACCAGGTTAGGACCTCTTGTCCCGAATGACTCTCCTACTGGGTGACGTGCTTACTGATGGAATGCAGGAAAAAAGATCTTTGGTTTGTAgtttggtactccctctgatccataataagtgttttggatttagtacaaagttagtataagtttgtactaaattcaAGACACTTGTtatagatcggagggagtagatgacTTCTGAAGCCAAGGTGGTTACTGAGTGTTGTGTTCCGCGACAAGCACGGCTATGCACGTTGGTGTTTGAGGGATTCAGCGAGTCCAACTAGCATTAGTGTTAGTCCATAGCCATATTTGGGAGTTAGGACCTGGCATCTTTTTCCATGATGTGTGTATTCGATGAGCATCAAATCAAAGTGTAATTACTGGAGTAATAAGTGTTATCCTATTTGGGGAATGTTGTATGTCTCCAGTAGGTACCGGCTAATTGCAAATGTCTCGGAGTCGTGCAGTTTATTTGTATGGTATACTTCAGAATTGTGCCTGTGCAAACACCAGCCAGTTGTTAGAAAAGGCACTCAATATAACATAGTTTGCACCTCGTCCGATCAAAATGGTTGATGGAATAGTTGTACCTGTGTTGTTGTATCTCAGATTACAGCAGCTTTCATGCCGTAAACTATATCCTTCACAATGGTACATTGCAAATttatgcatttgttttcacCTAGGATTCGATGTTACGGGGAAGTTGCTCCAGCTTGTGCTAGCACATTCGGCAATTATGGACATGCCTTGCTCCACAAAGCTCAGGAGGTGAACCATGCTCTGGGTGATGTTTCCAACAATGCACCAAATGAAGAATTAGTGAAGGGTACAACCAGCAAAGATGATGCTGGGAACTCAACGATCTCTGGTAGCAATGTTGAGGATGTTGCTCCACCTTTGGAGAAAAGTGATTCTGGAGAAGGTACTGTAAACCATTGTCCATTTCCCCATACCTGTGGCGGTGCTAAATAGCTGATTCTCTTGAATATATATGGATCTAGATTGCTGATTCTCTTGAATTCTCATCATTGTTCCGTAGTAGATCATCGATGCTGTTTTGCTAATATTTCTTATTAATTTTACAATATAGATAGTAGATgatgttgcaaaaaaaaaaattgctgtCTAAATAGCAATGCCATATAAAATATATAGGGATCTAAGAAGCACCAGCTTCATTTTTTCTGTTGCGATCAGCCGTGTAGATAGTCAGATAGTGTACTTaacaatgacaagaatttaggatcggagggagcttTTAgtacattatttatttttcagcaGTCATGTTTTACAGAAGTTAATGCTGCTTCAGGTAGTGTCTTTCCGTTGACGTGTGGCTTCTGAAGACATCGGGTGGCTGTTTCCACTAGCGTCAGACACAACTCTATGGTGCAGAGCTGCAGAATGGAGATTAGTGTCCTATAGCTCTGAACAAATTGATTGCAACTGCTACATGATAAATGGTGATTCAGACTGTAATGAAAGATGCTGTGTAAGTCGGTGATAGCTCGAGAGACAAATTTAACGATGAGAAATAGCAGTTGTTGGTTCAGGCACACTGTTTTTCTCTGTTGCTCTGTGAGAAGGGAGCAGGATTTCTACTATTGCCGACTCTGTGCCTGAAAAATGTTTGAAATGAAGTCACTTTGTTCATCCACCACACAAACTGTGGTAATGTACCGCCCATTACAGCGCATACCTGGAATATGGTTAGCCCTGATCCTGTATGAGTTTGCTGTAATTTTTTAAAAGAGAGATGAATTTGCTGTGATTGATATTACCTAAATCCAAAGGGGCGAGCAACTCAGAAGTCTTGAGCTATAGACAATGTACAACTCCATAACACTTCATCcgtagagagagaaaagaacaTAGCTAAATTCAGTTGATTTGGGTGTACTATATTGCAGCATAATCTACAGAAGGAAAGGTGTTTAAAGTTTCAGGGAACCTATGAATTGGGCTCTCTAATAATGTTTCGTATATCGGTGATTCAGACTGTATTGAAAGGGGTTGTATAAGTTGGTGATCCTTTTTTTCCGAAGAGTATAAGTCGGTGATCACTCGAGAGACAATTCTAACTTCGAGAGATACTCATTCtgattgtctcaaatttgtccaaatatggatgtatatatacgactaaaaagcgtctaaatacatgtaatatttcgacaattaatatggatcccTCCGTTTCCAAATAAATGACATAGATTTatataaattcttatacaaatccacgtcacttatttcgaaGAGTATTTTCTAAGACACAAAAAATTATGTTGGGATAAGTAAAAACGAATATGTTTATGAACCAATACTTTCAATCCTTGTAACTAGCACAGCTCTTCGGCAACATAAGTTCTTTGAAGCTACAAGACACTGCAGTCACGTCACATTGTTGCtaacaaaaaaagaactcTGCTTTTACATTGTGGTGGATCACGAAACTACAGAAGACATAGATCGACGTGCTCAAGAGCAGTGATAGCGATGTAAGCGATGGCCACGGCATCGTGTCGTCCATGCACTTCCTCAGCATCTCCGGCGAGAAGTCCGGGCAGGGCAAGCTGTAGATGACCTCGCCGGCCGCTGGCTCGTCAAGCTGTGTCTTCGTCAATGCTCCGTTGTTCTGGAAAAAGTTCAAACAATATTCTAAGTGGTTTAAGAAATCTGGATTTGATCAGAATGTCAAATTTTATTCATGCTTGTTTTTAAATATATTTCAAACAATTATTAAATTTTATGAGTCAGAGAGAAAATAAGGGGACGTGGTCGAGAGTCAGATAATAACGCTGAGTGGAGGAGTGTAATTTGTGAAATAAGAGAAACTCAATGCGCAAAAGATATAGGCTTTAGCTAACCGACAATTGAGTTTGTatatgaaattttacacatatataacaTCATTTCTCTaacacatatattttttagatgaacTCTCCGCGTttgtttt
This is a stretch of genomic DNA from Brachypodium distachyon strain Bd21 chromosome 1, Brachypodium_distachyon_v3.0, whole genome shotgun sequence. It encodes these proteins:
- the LOC100830053 gene encoding uncharacterized protein LOC100830053 — protein: MARRRHSPPTLPDELIEEILLRLPPDEPSCLLRASLVSKGWSHTVSDPGFRRRLHDLHGTPPVLGVLHNWKDASIPRFISTTASPFSLVAPDLLSWRALDCRHGRALFLSNSEVPVPDTLELLVWEPTTGSQWRIAVPGAFLSDFPSAAFKDYFPDAEFEWRTPTAAVFCSADGCNHRDCLGGPFGVVFVFSVTFEEDTDHAEYLTSAGVYSSETGTWGELTSIDQLGNYTDVSSVLVGRSLLYFMSDGGVILEYDMARHALAVLKTPYPDIPTPYSHIFERWNLMLTKDGGLGVSECLDLELKLWSREESGGTDARWVLTRVIYLDKLLPSAALINPEDSSISVLVLGFAEGANVIFIITLAGLFTVELHSERVKQVCHKNRFCNLIPIVSFYTPVPRVEHSAPRASNLGEDRAGERHKVAEHVLQLFDTSEEGDFVNVDISHPVDLETRIRCYGEVAPACASTFGNYGHALLHKAQEVNHALGDVSNNAPNEELVKGTTSKDDAGNSTISGSNVEDVAPPLEKSDSGEGSVFPLTCGF
- the LOC100837153 gene encoding probable acylpyruvase FAHD2, mitochondrial isoform X2 yields the protein MAAAAQRLLAASTKIVGVGRNYAAHAKELGNAVPKEPVLFLKPTSSFLHAGVATAAVEVPEPLESLHHEVELAVVISRRARDVPEASAMDFVGGYALALDMTARDLQSVAKSAGLPWTLAKAQDTFTPISAVVPKSAVPNPDDLELWLKVDDELRQKGPTSDMIFKIPFLISYISSIMTLMEGDVILTVGVL
- the LOC100837153 gene encoding probable acylpyruvase FAHD2, mitochondrial isoform X1, encoding MAAAAQRLLAASTKIVGVGRNYAAHAKELGNAVPKEPVLFLKPTSSFLHAGVATAAVEVPEPLESLHHEVELAVVISRRARDVPEASAMDFVGGYALALDMTARDLQSVAKSAGLPWTLAKAQDTFTPISAVVPKSAVPNPDDLELWLKVDDELRQKGPTSDMIFKIPFLISYISSIMTLMEGDVILTGTPEGVGPVRVGQKIKAGITGLIDAEFDVQRRNRSFSA